From Dasypus novemcinctus isolate mDasNov1 chromosome 19, mDasNov1.1.hap2, whole genome shotgun sequence, a single genomic window includes:
- the MTRFR gene encoding mitochondrial translation release factor in rescue yields MSSLGLFRFPTSLTRIHTVPWGLWPWEKLILLSRGIAVTAVQMADRRDCPTLFSLDESDLKEQFVKGHGPGGQATNKTNNCVVLKHIPSGITVKCHQTRSVDQNRTLARKILQEKVDVFYNGENSLVYKEKREAQKKKQARKKRAKETLEKKKLLKELWESSENVR; encoded by the exons ATGAGCTCCTTGGGTTTATTTCGTTTTCCTACATCCCTGACCAGAATACACACAGTGCCATGGGGACTCTGGCCTTGGGAGAAGCTGATATTGTTATCCCGAGGAATAGCTGTCACTGCAGTCCAGATGGCAGACAGGAGGGACTGCCCTACTCTATTTTCCCTGGACGAAAGTGATCTTAAAGAGCAGTTTGTGAAGGGACATGGTCCAGGGGGCCAAGCAACCAACAAAACGAACAACTGCGTGGTGCTAAAGCACATCCCCTCGGGCATCACTGTAAAG TGCCATCAGACAAGATCAGTTGACCAAAACAGAACGCTAGCTCGGAAAATCCTACAAGAAAAAGTGGATGTTTTCTACAATGGTGAAAACAGTCTTGTTTATAAAGAAAAACGAGAGGCACAgaagaaaaagcaagcaagaaaaaaaagagcaaaggaaaccctagaaaaaaagaaactactgaAAGAACTCTGGGAATCAAGTGAAAATGTTCGCTGA